Proteins found in one Drosophila innubila isolate TH190305 chromosome X, UK_Dinn_1.0, whole genome shotgun sequence genomic segment:
- the LOC117791155 gene encoding proteasomal ubiquitin receptor ADRM1 homolog, giving the protein MTNVKRHNHPVGNVNLVEFKAGRMIQGATMVEPDERKGLLYLYRDRDESLHFCWKDRKANKIELDILALPGSLEFRRVESCKTGRIYVLKFRRSSNRMFFWMQDPRFDLDDDLCARVNELLKANTDSDDEIATNVQSLNSFK; this is encoded by the coding sequence ATGACCAACGTTAAACGGCACAATCATCCAGTTGGCAATGTCAATCTTGTCGAGTTCAAGGCCGGCCGCATGATCCAAGGTGCCACAATGGTTGAGCCGGATGAACGCAAGGGTCTTCTATATCTCTATCGGGATCGGGACGAGAGCCTGCATTTCTGCTGGAAGGATCGTAAGGCGAACAAGATTGAGCTGGACATTTTGGCCTTGCCCGGCAGCCTTGAGTTTCGACGTGTCGAATCCTGTAAAACGGGTCGCATTTATGTCCTCAAATTTCGACGCTCGTCAAATCGCATGTTTTTCTGGATGCAAGATCCACGATTCGATTTGGACGATGATCTTTGTGCCCGTGTCAATGAGCTGCTCAAGGCTAACACCGATTCGGACGATGAGATCGCGACAAATGTGCAATCGTTAAATAGTTTCAAATAA